ATAATGCAGTAGGGCAGCCAGGGGCACTGGAAAAGCATTTTAATTAGGAATCAGACTAAATTCTGGTTGTGGCTTCCTTTGTGGTCTTGGGTAGCCTCTTCCGTTTTCCAGGCCTTTGTAATATGAGAGGATTAGAGTGATCTCTAAGTTTGTGCTGTCCGATAAAGTAGCACTAGGAATATgtcattcttaatttttaaattaattaaaataaaataaaaaattcagcacCTCTGTTGCATTAGCCATGTTTCAAGTACTCAACAGCTAATAGCTACCATATTGAACAGTGCAGCTATAGAAATTTCCATCACTGGAGAAAGTTCAATTGAACAGTCCTGCCCTAGGCTCTCTCTTAGCAATAACCTCCTATGGCTGTAAGCTTTGTCAGCTAGCTTCTGAGTAGTCCATGTTTatggagaaattttattttgcctGATAGTAATCTAGCTTCCCTGACTTTCTTTTGGCTGACATTTGCCTGGGATATATTTTTcaatcattttacttttgactTTTACAAGTCCTTTTGTCTTAGGTGTTCTTGTAAACATAGAggtagtttctttttgttttgttttttttttaaccaaaatctGACAAATTCTGTCTTTTAACTTTAACTGGCAAGTTTAGTTCACTTATGTTTGTGGTGATTATTGACAGAGCTGGTCTTATTTCTCTCATCCAATTTCCGTTACTACTGTTTTTTCTATCCTTATTTGCTCTTTTTTGCCCTTTTATTGGGGGTTGAGTATTTGCTGGTTCTTATCTTGCTTTATCTCCTTTATGAGTTTGGAAGTTGGCACTCTAGTTCTGTTCTTTTAGTGGttacttttgaaattttactCACATATTTAACAAAATCTAACATTAATATCTTAACCCCCCAATGGTTAGTGGGCCTTAGAATATTTTAACTTcagtctcttcctctttccttatAAGCTGTTGTTGTCCaatattttaattctctctccttttttaactCTATAAATTAAGCATTAAATTTTTATACAGATAATATTTAGATTTATCTACATGTTTACCAGTTAATTTGCTCACTGTTCCTTGTATTTAGGCTTTCTTCTGGAATCACTTCTTTCCTGAAACATGCCTTTTATCACTTAGTTTCTCTGGTTTTCTCCCAGAAGACTATTTCGTATTTACTTTTGTCTCTTCAAACCTCCAATACTTCCTCCACAATCCTTGCTTTCAGCCAGTCACCACGCTTCCTATTTAACAGAAGGTAGAAGGACTCGGAAGAGACCTTTCAAAAATTGTCACCACGAGATTTACCTACCTTCTAGCACCAGTATCCATATatccttcctttcctgtctttaCTGGATGAGCTATCAGGGCTCCTAGCAAAGGCTAATCCCTCTACTTGAGTACTAAATCCCATCTCCTTTCATCTACTCAAGATATTTTCTACTCTCCCTTTTAGTCCTGTATCATCAGTTTTCCTACCTTTATTATATCATTTCTATCAGCTTTCAACATCCTATACTTTCCTCCATATTGAATAAAAACCTTTCATGGACTCACAGCTGCCTCTAGCAATTGCCCCTGTACAGCAAAATTCTTTAAGAGAGTTGTGTGTACTTGTTCTCTAATTCTTCCCCTGGGCTGTCTTGATCTTGCTCTAATCATCTTTTCATCCTCGCTCCTCTATTGAAACTGGTCTTGTCAAGGTCAGCATTATTCTCCACTTGTTAAATCCAGTGGTCATTTCTGATTTAATAGGAGCATTGGTGTCAGTGGATCATCCTTCCTTCTTGAAACATCTTGGAAACACTTGGCTTCTGGGATTGCATGTGCTGCTGGTTTTCTGCTGATCTCACTGGTAGTTCTTTCCCACATCTTTGGCTGGTTCTTCTTTATCTCCCTTAACCTGGGAGTGCTCCAGGGCTCCTGGACTCCCTCTTCATCTACACTCACTCCCATGGTGATCTTATTCAGTCTTAAGCTTTAAATAACATCCGTATGCTGATAACTGTCCCTTGAATTCCGGGCTCAGATATTCAGTTGCTTATTCAGCATCTCTACTTAGATGTCTAGTAAGCATCTCAAAATGAACATTTCCAAATCCAAGCTCTTTAATGTTCCTTTCTAAAACTCACTCCACCTACTCTCTTTCCCATCTCTATTAATGACAACTCCATTCTTCTAGTTGCCCAGGCCAAAAACCTTAGAGTCATTCTTAACTTCTCTCACCCCATATCCAGAACAAAATCCTTTTGCctttaccttcaaaatatgtCCAGAATCTGATAGGATCTACTCCCTCTACCACCACAGTTGGTCCAAACCACTGTCATTGCATGATTGGATTATTGCAATAACCACTTTCCCAGtctcttttgtttttgcctttctctcctgtattagtttgctagggctgcaataacaaagcaccacaaactgagtggcttaaacaacagaaacttattgtctcacagttctggagactagaagttcaaaatcaaggtattggcagtaTCGGTTCTTTCTAAAGGCTGAGGGAAGGGTCTATGCCAGGCCTGTCTCCTTATAGATggctgggttctctccctgtGTGAATATCTGTGTCCACATTTCCCTTTTTTATATGGACACTGTACTGGATTAGGTCTcaccctgatgacctcattttaacttgattacctctataaagatcctgtttccaaataaggtcacaatctgaggtactggggattaagACTCCAACATATCAtttttggagggacacagttcaacccatagcACTTCCTTTAGTCTGTTTTCATCACAGAAGCTAGAGCAATCATGTTAAAACAGAAATCACATCATGTTACCATTGATACTTTGCTCAAAACCCACTAAGAGCTTATTAGTAAAAGCAAGAATCTTTATAGTGGCCTATCAGGCCCTGCATTGTCTACTCCCTCCCTTGCCTCTTTGTCCTTACCTCCTTCTGCTTTGAAGGACAGCATTGTTTAGTGCTTAAAAGTAAGGAGTCTGGACCCTGAGTGCATAGGTTCAGTTTCCAGCTCTGATGctcattagctgtgtgaacttgggaaagttacttaaactttgtgccttggttttctcatgtgtaaaatggtaTTAATAAGAGTACCTGCCTctagggttgttatgaagatcAATATTGGTAtagtacttagaatagtgcctggtatatTAATAGCAAATACTTGTAGCAATTCTccagtgccagacactgttctaaattctttttgttgttgttgttgttatattcattcatttcttttagtttttagattccacatataagtgaaaacatacagtatttgtctttctgtgtctgacttatttcacttagcataataccctccagatccatccatgttggtgcaaatggcaaaatttaattcttttttatggctgagtaatattccattatatatatgtaaagtatatattatatgtatatataatttttttttctttttggccacactgcgtgccttgtgggatcttagttctctgaccagggattgaacctgggccaccatAGTGAAGGTGCTGAGTCCTAATGACTGGGAATTCccctgtatataccacatcttcttcatccattcatctgttgatggacatttaggttgctttcctaTCTTGGCTgttggtaaataatgctgctatgaacattgggatgcatgtatctttttgcattagttttcgattttttccagatatatactcaggagtggaattactggatcacatagtagttctatttttcatttttaaaggaacctccataccgttttccacagtgactgtgccaatttacattccaaccaacagtgttcAAGGGCTCTCTTTTTTCCATATCTTCTCCAACAtctattatttgttgtctttttcaagatagccattctgaaagctgtgaggtgatatctcattgtggttttgatttacatttccctaatgactagtgatgttgagtattttttcatgtgcctattggccattcctatgtcttctttgaaaaaatgtctattcaaatcctctgcctattttttaattgggttgttggtttttttaatattgagctgtatgagatgtttatatatttttggatattaaccccttataggtcatattatttgcaatttttttttccattttggtaggttgtctttttgttttgtcagtggttccctttgctgtgcaaaagcatttaagtttaataaggtcccatttgttcctttttgctttcatttcttttgccttaggagactgatacaaaaaaatattgctacgatttatgtcaaagagtgttctacctatgttcccttctaggagttttatggtttcaggtcttacatttaggtcttttttaaattaatcaattaattaattttacttttggctgtgttgggtctttgctgctgcttgtgggctttctctagttgcagtgagcgggggctactctttgttgcagtgtgagggcttctcattgcggtggcttctcttgttgcagagcacgggctctaggcatgtgggcttcagtagttgtggcgcatgggcttaattgctccatggcatatggaatcttcccggaccagggctcgaacctgtgtcccctgccttggcaggcagattcttgactactgcaccaccagggaagtccaccattatttaatttaatctccttaaaaactgaattaggcgatattatctccattttacaggtatgaaaactgaggcttgaggTATAGGACTGTCCATGGTCCCATACACCTAGAAAGCAGTGGATTTGGGACTTGAACACCATGCTTTTGACAAAGGAAAGCCTTTTTTTATGAGTATCTTGTGAACATGCCACATTTCTTTCTTGGGTCTTTGCCCTTTGTTCATGTGTGAATGTTTATGAGGctcttttcttccaggttttggAGATCACATTCATTGGAGGACACTAGAAGATGGGAAGAAAGAAGCAGCTGCCAGGTACAAGATATGGTTTTAGGTTACTTATGGTGGTAAAACATTTTCCAGCCATCAACTTAGCATTAATTTCAGGTGAAGGATTATGCCAAGGCAGAGTAATGGAGGGGCTGCctgataacaacaaaaataatactactacctaacatttattaagtgcttactatgcACCAGACATTGAATTAtgtgaattaactcatttaattctcacaacaactcttTTGAGGTGGGTACTgttgttatcttcattttacagatgagaaaactaaggcatagatcagttaaataacttgcccaagatcacacagctagttaagtgGTGGAGCCAAGATCTGGACCCAGACACTCTGGCTTCAGAGCCTACACTCAACCAGTAAGCCATGCTGCCTAATAGTCTCAAGTTGAATAGTCTTAAGTTCCAAGTAGGTTTAGTCTATTCACAGAAGACTTAtacaaaggaggaggaaaaggcagAACAGGGGAGGAAAGGCTAAACATTGATCTGAGTgctttatattcattaatttatttaatcctcacaacctaTGAGGTTGGTTCAGCCTGTGAAATAAGaaccattgttattattttacaggagaggaaatTTAGATACACAATGGTTACATAACTTGATAATagtttacacagctagtaagtaagtAACAGAGCCAAGACTTGAACATTCTCTACTATACTGTACTGGAGAGATATAAAGATACAATGTATGTGCACTtcctttatacacacacatctttGCACAGAAATACTCACACTTCTGCACCTACCAAACTGTAGTGCTTGCTTTTGCTAGAACAGATCCTACAGCTTCATGGCTCTGAGCCTCATACCTTCTGCAggagtagggttgccagatttagcaaataaaaataaagtatgcccagttaaatttgaatttcaggtaaacaataagtaattttaaatatgCCCCAAGTAATATTTGAgacatacttattttaaaaacattttttgttgattgtctgaaattcaaatttaactaggcatcctatattttatctggcatcCTTACCCAGGAGAAAAATTCCTATTAGTTTTTCACGTTCTAAATCAAATGACTATTCCTAGGTAAAGTCTTCGGCAATTTTTGTgggcattttgtttttctcttctgtactTTTACAACCCAACCTACCTCTATCCGTTAGAGTGTATGTTATTCTGCCTGTAGGTGCCTGACTTTTCCCATTCAGACCCTTGCTTTGTCGGGGTACTGTTTTATGTTCATCTCTGAATTCCCAACCATGAAGATATTGAATGATTGAAATGGTTATTGAATAAACAGTTACTGAATGTTATTGGCTGTAAGGAATGAAGGGGAACTAGTATTTGTGAATTGTCTTCCATTTGCTAAATATAGTGCTGATTGTTTTGCAATATTTAATGTTCTTTAAGGCTCCATTATAAATTGATGAACATAGTCTTTGGCCGCCAGGAGATCACATTCTCCTGAGACGTATAACATTTGACAGAAATAGCCGATGCCGTTCTAAGCTCCATTTCCTTTCGGAGAGAGCAGGATCTGGCTCTCGTTGGTCTAGAACTCCTGTTCCCATAGCAACAGAGGTCCTGTAAGAGTCAAGGGAGGCAGGAAGTGTGGCTTGCATTTCCGGTTTGCGTCGGAGCAGCCCGCAACCCGGAAGTTGACGCTGCGCGGTTGCACATGGCCGCGCCCTGGGAGGATGCCGCTGGTGGTGTTTTGCGGGCTGCCGTACAGCGGCAAGAGCCGGCGCGCGGAGGAGCTCCGCGTGGCACTGGCGGCCGAGGGCCGCGCGGTGTACGTGGTGGACGACGCGGAGGTGCTGGGCGCGGAGGACGCGACAGTGTACGGCGATTCGGTCCGTGAGAAGGCCTTGCGTGGGGCCCTGCGAGCGGCCGTGGAGCGGCGCCTGAGTCGCCACGAAGTGGTCATCCTCGACTCGCTTAATTACATCAAGGGCTTCCGCTACGAGCTGTACTGCCTGGCGCGGGCGGCGCGCACTCCGCTGTGCCTGGTCTACTGCGTAAGGCCAGGCGGTCTGAGCGGGGGACCGCGGGTGGCGGGCGCGGATGAGAGTCCGAGCCGCAATGTCAGTGTGAGTTGGAGGCCGCgagctgaggagggagggagacctcTGGCGGCGGGCACCGGTGTCCTCGGGGAACCGCAGGCAGTGGACTCTGTAGTAAATGGGAGAGCCCAGGCAGAAGTACCTAAGGAACTGGAGCGGGAGGAAACCAGGACGCCAGATTTTCCAGCTCTTGTGACTTCGGAATTCGAGAAATCTGCAGAGCATGTGTCGGGTGCCTTTTACCCTCCCGAACTTCTGGAGGCCCTAGCGCTGCGCTTCGAAGCTCCCGACTCTCGGAACCGCTGGGA
This sequence is a window from Globicephala melas chromosome 1, mGloMel1.2, whole genome shotgun sequence. Protein-coding genes within it:
- the KTI12 gene encoding protein KTI12 homolog, which translates into the protein MPLVVFCGLPYSGKSRRAEELRVALAAEGRAVYVVDDAEVLGAEDATVYGDSVREKALRGALRAAVERRLSRHEVVILDSLNYIKGFRYELYCLARAARTPLCLVYCVRPGGLSGGPRVAGADESPSRNVSVSWRPRAEEGGRPLAAGTGVLGEPQAVDSVVNGRAQAEVPKELEREETRTPDFPALVTSEFEKSAEHVSGAFYPPELLEALALRFEAPDSRNRWDRPLFTLVGLEEPLPLSEIRAALFENRAPPPHQSTQSQPLASGTFLHQLDQVTSQVLAGLMEAQKSAVPGDLLKLSGTTEHLRFTRPLTMAELSRLRRQFISYTKMHPNNENLPQLANMFLQYLSQSLH